The Glycine soja cultivar W05 chromosome 19, ASM419377v2, whole genome shotgun sequence genomic sequence ACATACAAGTACTAGTAGTCCCAAATAAGCCACGTTGATTAATTAAAAGGGTGGTCGCTTGTCTTAGTGCTACTACACATGAGTTTATGCATTCAGTTATTTACTGCTTTCTCAACAGCTACAACATTGGCTTCAATATAAGAACTTGTTTACATCATGAGACACTCTCTTGCACGTACAAACTTCACCACCAATTCAAGCACCTGCAGTAGCTATAGCTCCTTGAAGAGAATGTGGCGGCAAACATTGTGGTTCGTTGCTACCATCCTCGTCTTCCTCCGTGTCCCAAAGGAAACTAGCATATGCTGCTTGTACATGGCTGTTACATAAAACCATGAACTATTGTTACAATGCATTCATTCATTCCCAATATTTATTAATGTAGGTAAGCTAACATGACATGACAACTTGGTTAAAAAGTAACACAATCTTTTTTTGATTCATAGGAATTGAAGACATTTTACAATAACTCGTGCACCCTGTTCAACAAACTGAGCTAAATCCCTTGATAGAACATAACATAAACTGAATGTCATCAAACACAGGACATGCAGCACACCTGTCTTCAGGAGAGGCTTGGACTGCTCTTTCAAAATAGCTGGAGGCACGTTCTTGGTCATGATGTAGCTCCCAAACTAACTTCCCATACTGTGATAGAACTTCTCCGTCATCCGGGTCTGCAAGTATGGCGCGGGAATAATACTCCTCTGCTCCTTCACAGTCTTGTTTGTACTGTCCAAACAACAAAAACCATCACCAAAAAATACACTAATAAAACCAAGTATTTGTGTTTGTAAACGATTATGATGATCTGTTTCAAGTTATTCTGAAGATAAATTTGTTCTATACTAAACATCAACGGTTGATTTAAAGTtagttaaaataacaaaataatttaattgaaatcaaCTCTGGATGCacctctactttttttttattttacttactaTAAATTAACCAATTTCTCTGAAAAAAGTTGTAAATAGTAGCTTAGTATGACCCAACAAATAGGCTGTCATGATGAATTTTTAAACAAGGTGCTGTTTGTGTTGTTCTTCAATCAAAATTGGAGTTTCACTTTGATAATCTGCCTAACAAAGATTTGTATTAAAGAATTATGCAGATTAACAAGGTAGAAATCTAATTATGATTTAGAGAATGACACAAATAACACTTAAAAATTGTATCCAAGTTTTCTTCCTTTAAACAATTAGAGAGTTGTTTTCAAACAGAAGGAAATAGAACTAACCTGATACAAAAAATTAGCATAATTCCTCAGAAACAATGGATCCCCAGGATTTTCCTTAACCATTTTCTTGTAATATTCTTCCACTGCATGCCTATCTCCATCATTTCCTCCAGAACCCAAGGGATTATGATCACCACCACCGCCGCCTCTACAACCACCTATGCCATCGCCACAACACTCCACACCAAGTCCCTTTGCAAGATACATTTCTTTACCACTACCAACCTCTTCCTGGTCACCAAAACTCACCCTACAAACTCCATTCTTCACTCTCACCTCTTCACTGAATATCACATCCTTTCCACCATTCACCACACTGAACCCATCTTCACTCTCACTTTCcatttcttcatcttcctcttcttcactCAAGCCATTGTGCTTAGCAGTAGAGTAAGAAGGAATTGTCTCCAGCACCAAGCTCCTGTGTCTAGCTGAAAACCTCTTGGAAGGGTCTAAATACTCCAACCTTTCTTCATTGTTGCAAGAAAAGTAGGCCAAGTCTTGCAAGTTCCCATCAGATTGGACTCTTCTAAAGCCTTTGTTTTGCCTTTCAAGCTCACCAATTGAGGGAGAGATTGGAGAAGAACCACATGCAAAGGACCGGGTTTGGTGGCAAGTAAGTTTGTGATAAGGTTGTGGGACACTGGTTGGTGGAAAGTGTTTAAGTGCATGACAGGTTTCTGAGTGAATATTGTTGTTAGGACTATCTGGGAAGGATGAGAGGAGGGATCCAAGAACTGGTGTTGAAGAGCTTCTTAGCATCATGTTTTCTGATTCAAGATAACTTCTGTGTGGCTGTCCCTTGTTTTCTGATTATAAATCACTGAGAAAATAGAACAAACTGTAAATTACTTACTTCTACAGGAAAATAAAgctagaaaaagagaaaggcaTAAGGCATATTGGTTTTTGAAACAGAAAACAAATTGATATGGCTACAAGGAAAAGTAATAATGATGCTGATTGCTGAATGCTGAGAAGAATCAGTAAATAACACAAAAGAAATGTTTTGGTTGGGAAAGGAAGAAGGAgaacaagaaaagaacaataccCTTTTTTAATGCTGAAGAGTTCTTGATGACCCTATAAATATAATCCTATGTAATTTCAGATGATCATTGGAAGGGAGAGAATTTTCTAGCAGTAGACATCAAATCAAAACATTGCAGTTTATAAGCTGGACCCTTTATATAATGTGAGGTGTGAACAtgagttttaatttaattaggaaacaaaaagaaaatggtttatttttctccctaaaaaaaagtttatttgggTAGTGAATGTGTGGTGGATAGGGCATTTGGATCACATTTGATATGATACGATTCAACCAGAAGCAAGCAAAATATCTATCAACTTGAAGAGATAGTGTCGTTTGGTTTGGCATAGCGGACGGTGCATATGGAAGTTGGAAAGTACTAGGAAAAGGACaacctttgttttgttttcaatgtAGTAATTAAAATGAGACCATTATCGGTTATTACAAATCagaagagaaaagaataaatCATTATTAAATAAGTGGTTGATTATAACTTATCTTAACGTTAAATTCtttgaatattatttaaatttaattattgataaaaataatttttaattaaattttatttatatttctatcaaattctaaattaatcaattttttttcttggtgacctaaagaattaagaaaaaaataatgaaaaaaagaaaaagaagcataCCAACCATACACATGGAGGGCACATCCCTCCAAGCCATTGGGATCCTTAGCTGGCACGCGAGAATGTGCTGTATTTGTTGTTTATGAAACTTTAATCCAATTCACGTTTTAattgactaaaaaaaaaaaaagaagactcaAACACCTCCGGCGTACACGTGGTTCTCTACATGTTTCTTGGACTATTCTATATTTCTATTCGACACCTATATTGGGTGATTCGTGTAACAAATTCCTTATAAAATTCAATTGtagaaacaaaatcaaaactCACTTTTCTCATTTTTGGAAACTGCTCTACAACCTTTCGTGTTAATAagtcttccatttttttttgtcagtttccacatttataaaacaaaaattaagttatattatttatatttttttaatactttttagtttttacaactttttctctttcaattacATTGCCCATTTGATTTgagtgacatttttttaatcttttcttctTATCTCTCTTTTGTGTTGtaagaaatattatataaatttaaaacttttagaagaaacatattaacaaattgtaactataattttcttaaaatacacTCGGAACGAAGTTTGTTAAGGTACTCATtagaaaaagtaaatttaaaaatgtttgtaTGATGACTAACGtacactcatttttttttaagaataaatactTTAACAAACTATAActatactatttttaaaaatacacccAAGGTACCATTACTtgaaatttttaacaaaaattctaTTAGTTAAAAATAGTAGATTggatatgataacaaattttctaagttttaaattatttaacaattttaatagCTAGAAATGACAActttactaaaaataataatttatttatttttggattttacgtaacaatattaaaagacgtataaaaaggaacataaggaatattaaattaaattaatgtaaaactcattaaataagtATCCAATAAAACTTAGGTAAATACTAATTATCCCAAGAATATCAGTTTAAGAAGTACAtagtaaaagagaaaatgttttttaatgcaTAAAAATAGCTTCCTTATTACTTTTAGGTGTGTTTGGATAGAAAATTTTAgctgagaaaaataatttattaaaaaatttaaatttctgtaCTCTAGAATTCaatgtttggatgtttttttttttgtgaagaatttaaatttttgaaattttaaaacagaattttaaataattttcttttaaaaggttaaaaattaaaattatcttatgCTAAAATGATCTTCTAAGATATTTGAAAGTTTCGAaattctctagaattctcttacTAACTTCACTTCTATTTGAAAGTTTCGAAATccttaaaatgttaaaaattttcaaatttgattttttttatccaaataattttaattgaaatatttaaaattcttagaatttaaaatttatcagaattttaaattttctcattCAAATACACTCTTAGATATTTCTATTACAGCACATATAAttttcaatcaataaatttaaatagataTGTAGATGTGCATATAAAAACACTAGCaacaaatttttcaatttttttttaatttctttactaATGCTCTTGGTGAATACTGTTACAAGACCCTAAaacttataataatatcattttgattttatagatcaaaaataaatttcatttaataaaaaataaaatgttatttaaaaattcatacaacaatttatataataattattttttgtgcttGTGTCCTCATACATCATTTATTATATGTCATAATtacagagaaaaagaaaaaaatggtaaTGTTAATAAATTGTTGCATGAATGGTATGTATAtcatctttataaaaaaatgttggtaAATTTCCCTTGAATGTAAATATGTAATGATCTCCTGTCAATGACTATTGAA encodes the following:
- the LOC114399976 gene encoding uncharacterized protein LOC114399976 → MMLRSSSTPVLGSLLSSFPDSPNNNIHSETCHALKHFPPTSVPQPYHKLTCHQTRSFACGSSPISPSIGELERQNKGFRRVQSDGNLQDLAYFSCNNEERLEYLDPSKRFSARHRSLVLETIPSYSTAKHNGLSEEEEDEEMESESEDGFSVVNGGKDVIFSEEVRVKNGVCRVSFGDQEEVGSGKEMYLAKGLGVECCGDGIGGCRGGGGGDHNPLGSGGNDGDRHAVEEYYKKMVKENPGDPLFLRNYANFLYQYKQDCEGAEEYYSRAILADPDDGEVLSQYGKLVWELHHDQERASSYFERAVQASPEDSHVQAAYASFLWDTEEDEDGSNEPQCLPPHSLQGAIATAGA